The Halotia branconii CENA392 region TTGCTTGTTCTGTTGCTTGTCGCAATGCGGGTGTGAAATTTACATGTTCACGGCGGCGGTTGGCGTAGTAGAAAATTTCTCCGTAGGGAATGGTGGTATTAGTGCGTTCTTCTAAACACAAAGCCGCAGCGCATAATTGAAAATGGTCATTGAGGTGATTTGCCATCCGTCCTTTTTTAAATTCCACAGGAATCAGCTGGTTGTGTTTTTCTTCAACTGCGTCGATAATGCCATTAATGAGTAGGCGATCGCTCCACACCCACTGATGTCGATAAACTACCTTATCGCCTTCAATATTTTTGCCTTCATCATCAACATTGCGGTGCAAATGGCGACCAATGATAAGATGTTCGTTGTCTGCATTTTCCCCCAGTTCGTATTCCCAAAAAAAACGACGAGGGCAATATTCCCAAGCATTTAAATAAGCTAAGGGAAGATAATATTGTTCGTTCATTTGACTTTTACCTCATAACCCTTGTGACGGGGTTTTTAAAGTTTTGAGTTTTGAAATTTTGCATAATTAACTGCGTTTGTCCCATTCCCATTGCAGTTTTACGTCCTACCCCAGCAAAGAAAGCAAAATTCGCCAAAATAGTCGCAATTCGAGCAATTTCAGACTCATTAAATTTGTACCTTACCCAACCCTGCGCCCCAACTTCTGTACCTCCTTCCATCTTCAATGCATAGGTTTTAAGTTCGTAGGCTGTTACTAAAGCACTCCATTCACAAGTTGGGAGATGATACTCTGATGGTGCAAAAACGTTCCACCGTCGATGCAGTGAATTAAATACTAATTCCGGTAAAGGAAAGGT contains the following coding sequences:
- the cas4 gene encoding CRISPR-associated protein Cas4, with translation MNEQYYLPLAYLNAWEYCPRRFFWEYELGENADNEHLIIGRHLHRNVDDEGKNIEGDKVVYRHQWVWSDRLLINGIIDAVEEKHNQLIPVEFKKGRMANHLNDHFQLCAAALCLEERTNTTIPYGEIFYYANRRREHVNFTPALRQATEQAIKLAQAAIGKKMPPPIDHPKKCQDCSLQKICLPKEVKKLRLEV